Genomic DNA from Candidatus Sulfurimonas marisnigri:
TGTTGTAAAAATTATTGACCAGATTCAAAAAACGACAATAAAAGAGAAATAGTGAAATCAATATGCTATAATTATTTCAATTAGGAGTAACCTATGGTAAATGCTAAAGAACTAAAAGAGATTACAAAAAATCTAACACTTCTTTATGTAGAAGATGAAGATGATTTAAGAGTATCAGTAGAGGGTTATTTAAGTAAACTTTTTGCTAAAGTTGTTTGTGCCACAAATGGTAGAGAAGGGTTGGATTACTACAAAAATGGTCAATACGATATTGTAATGACTGATATACAGATGCCACTTATGGATGGCTTGGAGATGTCAAAAAAGATAAAAGAGATTAATCCTAATCAGGAGATTATTATTACCTCTGCATATGGGGAGACCATTTACTTCCTTGAGTCAATCCGAATAGGGGTTAATGGCTATATTATAAAGCCTATTGATTACATGCAAATGAACCAAGAGCTATATAAGTCAACGTTAAAACTAGTTAGCTTCAAAGAAAATGTAAACTATAAACTACACCTTGAAGATATGGTTACAGAGCGAACAGAAAAAATCTTGGCTATGGAAGATGAGAGAACAAGAAACTTTGAAAATACAATATTATCATTTGTTGAGATGATTGAAGACCGCGACACATATACCGGTGGACACTCTCAGCGTGTAGCTAGCTATGCTAAACTAATTGCAAAAGAGATGGGTCAAAGTGATGAAGATTGTGAACTTCTCTATGTGGCTGGTATGATGCACGATATTGGTAAAATTGCTACACCAGATACAATACTGCTTAAACCTGGGAAACTAAATGACATAGAGTATGAATTAATCAAAGAACATGCAACGGTTGGTTATGAACTTCTTAATAAAATTCCTATGTATAAGAAACATGCAGAGATAGTTAGACATCACCATGAGAGATATGACGGTAAAGGCTATCCGCAAGGTCTTGCAGGTGAAGAAATTCCATTACTCTCTCATATCTTACTTGTTGCGGATGCCTTTGACTCTATGACAACAAATCGTATTTATAAAGGGCGTAAAAATATTGACAAAGCAGTAGAAGAGCTTGATACGTTCTCTGGTATGCAGTTTCATCCAGATGTTGTCAAAAGTGCAATAAAAGTTCTTTCAAAAATAGATATAGATACTTTAATAACGCAATTACCTCAAACAGAGATTGAAAAAGAGCGCTTCTCCTATTTTTTCCGTGACCAAATAACAGATGCCTATAATAAACAGTATCTTGATTTTATATTAGAGCGTAATATCCTAAAAGAATATGTATGTGTTAATAAGTTATATCTTCATAACTTTAATCAATATAATCAAAAAAACAGTTGGGAGGAGGGTGATGTGTTTTTAAATAAATTTGTTACTTATTTACACAAAAGCTACCCTTTATCAACAGTTTTTAGAGTCAATGGCGATGATTTTGTATTAATGAATAAAGAGCATATAGAGATTGATGTAAAAGAGTTTGAAGCGCTAGATTTTATACAAAATGCTAATGTTAATATAAGTGTTATGCATTTCGACTTAAGAAAAAAGAATATATCAAATAA
This window encodes:
- a CDS encoding HD domain-containing phosphohydrolase; protein product: MVNAKELKEITKNLTLLYVEDEDDLRVSVEGYLSKLFAKVVCATNGREGLDYYKNGQYDIVMTDIQMPLMDGLEMSKKIKEINPNQEIIITSAYGETIYFLESIRIGVNGYIIKPIDYMQMNQELYKSTLKLVSFKENVNYKLHLEDMVTERTEKILAMEDERTRNFENTILSFVEMIEDRDTYTGGHSQRVASYAKLIAKEMGQSDEDCELLYVAGMMHDIGKIATPDTILLKPGKLNDIEYELIKEHATVGYELLNKIPMYKKHAEIVRHHHERYDGKGYPQGLAGEEIPLLSHILLVADAFDSMTTNRIYKGRKNIDKAVEELDTFSGMQFHPDVVKSAIKVLSKIDIDTLITQLPQTEIEKERFSYFFRDQITDAYNKQYLDFILERNILKEYVCVNKLYLHNFNQYNQKNSWEEGDVFLNKFVTYLHKSYPLSTVFRVNGDDFVLMNKEHIEIDVKEFEALDFIQNANVNISVMHFDLRKKNISNKRELEEALLKAEQDD